One Streptomyces hundungensis DNA segment encodes these proteins:
- a CDS encoding SpoIIE family protein phosphatase, which translates to MNASDVFGERLGRMRVAASEPGGLLDVLGVAAIVLDEAGRIALWSPQAHELFGWDAQEALGHSAAKLLVAEEHRPLVLDLFARVMGGGGTWAGVFPIRHKDGSTRMVEFRNMRLQDEHGALYALGIATDEPTVRAVERDLALSVRLVSQSPIGLAVLDTELRYVLVNPTLARINGVTPAEHIGRTVHEALPFLDSEHIEATMRRVLETGVPLLDQTAIGRTPGDATEHAWNVSYYRLEDPAGRVLGVATSIVDVSEQFHAANEAAEARRRLDLIARASVRIGTTLDLNRTAHELADLVVTDLADIAAVDLLDSVLDGRVPVDDPSSGPVAIRALAVAAAYPTDALRAADTPGNIAKYNAERLVTRCVTTARPVLVSHVDPGDLVNIARDDEAAELLARAGLHSYLAVPLIARGEVLGALDLKRARNPQPFTHDDAVLALELATRAAVCIDNARWFQQQRHAALALQQHLLPRQPPQPTGLDVAYRYQPAAAIGEAGGDWFDAIPVAGDKTALVVGDVMGHGINAAATMGQLRTATRTLAGLDLDPADVLRHLDRITAELDETTATCVYAVYDPHRTTCRIALAGHLPPIWDRPGRAPQFLQLPTGAPLGVGGVPFRATTVDCAPGDRLVLYTDGLVETRDQPIDDRLRALLDALTHHRLPLEATCDRLLAALPPPQGHDDIALLIAQVTPSRRPS; encoded by the coding sequence ATGAACGCATCCGACGTATTCGGGGAGCGGCTGGGCCGCATGCGCGTCGCCGCGTCCGAACCGGGCGGGCTGCTCGACGTCCTCGGAGTGGCCGCCATAGTCCTTGACGAGGCCGGGCGGATCGCCCTGTGGAGCCCGCAGGCCCACGAACTGTTCGGCTGGGACGCCCAGGAAGCCCTGGGCCACTCCGCGGCGAAACTCCTGGTCGCCGAGGAGCACCGCCCGCTGGTCCTCGATCTCTTCGCCCGGGTGATGGGCGGCGGCGGAACCTGGGCGGGCGTCTTCCCCATCCGCCACAAGGACGGCAGCACCCGGATGGTGGAGTTCCGCAACATGCGGCTCCAGGACGAGCACGGCGCGCTGTACGCGCTGGGGATCGCCACGGACGAGCCGACCGTGCGGGCCGTGGAACGCGACCTGGCCCTGTCGGTGCGTCTGGTGTCGCAGTCCCCGATCGGCCTCGCCGTGCTCGACACCGAACTGCGCTACGTCCTGGTCAACCCCACCCTCGCCCGGATCAACGGCGTCACTCCCGCCGAACACATCGGGCGTACGGTCCACGAGGCGCTGCCGTTCCTGGACTCCGAGCACATCGAGGCGACGATGCGCCGGGTCCTGGAGACCGGTGTGCCGCTCCTCGACCAGACGGCCATCGGGCGGACTCCGGGCGATGCCACCGAGCACGCATGGAACGTGTCCTACTACCGCCTGGAGGACCCGGCCGGGCGGGTGCTCGGTGTCGCGACCTCGATCGTGGACGTCAGCGAGCAGTTCCACGCCGCCAACGAAGCCGCCGAGGCGCGCAGACGCCTCGATCTCATCGCCCGGGCGTCGGTGCGCATCGGCACCACGCTCGACCTCAACCGCACCGCCCACGAGTTGGCGGACCTCGTCGTGACCGACCTCGCCGACATCGCGGCGGTCGACCTCCTCGACTCCGTCCTGGACGGCCGGGTCCCCGTCGACGACCCCTCGTCGGGCCCGGTGGCCATCCGGGCGCTGGCCGTCGCGGCCGCGTACCCCACCGACGCCCTGCGGGCCGCCGACACGCCGGGCAACATCGCCAAGTACAACGCGGAGCGACTGGTCACCCGCTGTGTCACCACCGCCCGGCCGGTCCTGGTCAGCCATGTCGACCCCGGTGATCTGGTGAACATCGCCCGCGACGACGAGGCCGCCGAACTGCTGGCGCGTGCCGGGCTGCACTCCTATCTGGCGGTTCCGCTGATCGCGCGCGGCGAAGTCCTGGGCGCGCTCGACCTCAAACGCGCCCGGAACCCGCAGCCCTTCACCCACGACGACGCCGTCCTGGCGCTCGAACTCGCCACCAGGGCCGCCGTCTGCATCGACAACGCCCGCTGGTTCCAGCAACAGCGGCACGCGGCCCTCGCCCTGCAACAGCACCTTCTGCCGCGCCAGCCGCCCCAGCCCACCGGTCTCGACGTCGCCTACCGCTACCAGCCCGCCGCCGCCATCGGCGAGGCCGGCGGCGACTGGTTCGACGCCATCCCGGTGGCCGGTGACAAGACGGCGCTCGTCGTGGGCGATGTGATGGGCCACGGCATCAACGCGGCTGCCACGATGGGCCAGTTGCGCACCGCGACGCGGACGCTCGCGGGCCTCGACCTGGACCCCGCCGACGTCCTGCGCCACCTCGACCGCATCACCGCCGAACTCGACGAGACCACGGCCACCTGCGTCTACGCCGTGTACGACCCGCACCGAACGACCTGCCGGATCGCGCTCGCGGGCCATCTGCCGCCCATCTGGGACCGCCCGGGCCGCGCCCCCCAGTTCCTGCAACTGCCCACCGGAGCTCCGCTCGGCGTGGGCGGCGTTCCCTTCCGGGCCACCACCGTCGACTGCGCTCCCGGTGACCGGCTCGTGCTGTACACCGACGGTCTCGTGGAGACCCGGGACCAGCCGATCGACGACCGGTTGCGTGCCCTGCTCGACGCCCTGACGCATCACCGGCTCCCCCTGGAGGCGACCTGCGACCGGCTCCTGGCCGCGTTGCCGCCGCCTCAGGGCCACGACGACATCGCCCTGCTGATCGCCCAGGTCACGCCCTCCCGTCGCCCTTCCTGA
- a CDS encoding helix-turn-helix transcriptional regulator codes for MGAVPEPHAGWTFLTNHARVLAAIADDPSTRIRDIAAHCRLTERAVQRIIADLEEAGYLSHTRQGRSNTYRIEPGTPLRHPAEAGLTVATLLAALAQHDEQRGKQPF; via the coding sequence ATGGGTGCCGTACCTGAACCACACGCGGGCTGGACATTCCTCACCAACCATGCCCGCGTGCTTGCCGCGATCGCCGACGACCCTTCGACCCGTATTCGCGACATCGCCGCGCATTGCAGACTCACCGAGCGTGCCGTCCAGCGGATCATCGCCGATCTGGAAGAGGCCGGATACCTCTCCCACACCCGGCAGGGACGCTCCAACACGTACCGCATCGAACCGGGCACTCCGCTGCGCCACCCGGCCGAAGCCGGGCTGACCGTGGCCACCCTGCTCGCGGCGCTCGCCCAGCACGACGAGCAGCGCGGAAAACAGCCGTTCTGA
- a CDS encoding M1 family aminopeptidase, producing MRSTPHKSLTAAACAVAALAAVSLPATSASARPATATACTPGQVVANGGFESGTSPWTQSSTSVITSRAGESAHGGTTFAWLNGVGSTHTDTLSQSVTIPSGCSTATLTYWLHIDTAETTSSTAYDKLTAKIGTTTLATYSNLDKNSGYIQKSVDVSGFAGQTVNLVFTGTEDSSLQTSFVLDDIALNTSGGTTPPGDSTRTPAAPAYTVNLSSNASGTGWTGHESATFTNASATALNEVYLRLWDNYHGTCSAMPIKVSNVTGGTAGDLTVGCTALKIALATPLSQGQSATIGFDLGITVPSGADRFGYDGAFNNIGNALPVLAVRDAAGWHLDPYTNNGESFYSLAADFKVTLDHPTGLLVPATGTSVDTPGSSGRTITTATASKVRDFAWAAGPFSKISGTSSAGPAINIYSVSGISSSDAQSMLATAKSAVDTHAARFGAYPYGELDAVIDNNYWFGGMEYPGFVLDLVSTTALTHEIGHQWWYGIVGDDEYNSPWLDEAFTDYATDLAQNKTGTGCWNSVSWTSTSEKITNSMAYWDAHSSRYSTVIYGYGKCALHDLRRVLGDSVMAKVLKDYATSHWYGVSTTAEFKAAAQAATTTDLTSFWTQHRIEG from the coding sequence GTGAGATCCACCCCCCACAAGTCCCTCACGGCGGCCGCCTGTGCCGTCGCCGCGCTGGCTGCCGTCTCCCTTCCCGCCACCTCGGCTTCGGCCCGGCCGGCCACCGCCACCGCCTGCACCCCGGGCCAGGTGGTCGCCAACGGCGGCTTCGAGAGCGGCACTTCGCCCTGGACGCAGTCGTCGACGAGCGTCATCACCAGTCGCGCCGGAGAGTCCGCCCACGGCGGCACCACCTTCGCCTGGCTCAACGGTGTGGGCAGCACCCATACCGACACGCTCTCCCAGAGCGTCACCATCCCCTCGGGGTGCAGCACCGCGACGCTGACGTACTGGCTGCACATCGACACGGCCGAGACGACCTCGTCGACCGCGTACGACAAGCTGACGGCGAAGATCGGCACCACGACGCTGGCGACGTACTCCAATCTGGACAAGAACTCCGGCTACATACAGAAGTCGGTCGATGTGTCCGGCTTCGCCGGCCAGACCGTGAACCTGGTGTTCACCGGTACCGAGGACTCCAGCCTCCAGACGAGCTTCGTGCTCGACGACATCGCGCTCAACACCTCCGGCGGCACCACCCCGCCCGGCGACTCCACGCGCACCCCGGCCGCGCCCGCGTACACCGTCAACCTGAGCAGCAACGCGAGCGGCACCGGCTGGACGGGGCACGAGAGCGCGACCTTCACCAACGCCTCCGCCACCGCGCTCAACGAGGTCTATCTAAGGCTGTGGGACAACTACCACGGCACCTGCTCGGCCATGCCGATCAAGGTCAGCAACGTCACCGGGGGCACGGCGGGCGACCTCACGGTCGGCTGCACCGCCCTCAAGATCGCGCTGGCGACGCCGCTGTCCCAGGGCCAGAGCGCGACCATCGGCTTCGACCTGGGCATCACCGTGCCCAGCGGCGCCGACCGCTTCGGCTACGACGGGGCGTTCAACAACATCGGCAACGCCCTGCCCGTCCTGGCCGTCCGCGACGCGGCGGGCTGGCATCTGGACCCGTACACAAACAACGGTGAGTCCTTCTACTCGCTGGCCGCCGACTTCAAGGTGACCCTCGACCACCCGACCGGCCTCCTGGTCCCGGCCACCGGCACCTCGGTCGACACCCCCGGGTCCAGCGGTCGCACGATCACCACGGCGACCGCCTCCAAGGTGCGCGACTTCGCCTGGGCCGCGGGCCCCTTCAGCAAGATCTCCGGCACCTCGTCCGCCGGCCCGGCCATCAACATCTACTCGGTCTCGGGCATCAGCTCCTCCGACGCCCAGTCGATGCTGGCCACCGCCAAGTCCGCCGTGGACACCCACGCCGCCCGCTTCGGGGCCTACCCGTACGGCGAGCTGGACGCGGTGATCGACAACAACTACTGGTTCGGCGGCATGGAATACCCGGGCTTCGTGCTCGACCTGGTCTCCACCACGGCGCTCACCCACGAGATCGGCCACCAGTGGTGGTACGGGATCGTCGGCGACGACGAGTACAACAGCCCCTGGCTGGACGAGGCGTTCACCGACTACGCCACCGACCTCGCCCAGAACAAGACCGGCACCGGCTGCTGGAACAGCGTCTCGTGGACCTCGACCAGCGAGAAGATCACCAACTCGATGGCGTACTGGGACGCCCACTCCTCCCGGTACTCGACCGTGATCTACGGCTACGGCAAGTGCGCGCTGCACGACCTGCGGCGGGTGCTCGGTGACTCCGTGATGGCCAAGGTGCTGAAGGACTACGCCACTTCGCACTGGTACGGCGTCTCGACCACGGCCGAGTTCAAGGCGGCGGCCCAGGCGGCCACCACCACCGACCTGACCTCGTTCTGGACCCAGCACCGCATCGAGGGCTGA
- a CDS encoding ABC transporter ATP-binding protein translates to MSGTATSGGDDDRWALEANGLGKKYRRGWALREESFRIPAGRVCGLVGPNGAGKSTLLGMAARLVQPTHGELRIFGRPVGDPAAMPRYAYLGQDEPLFKRFTVAECLRMGRELNPGWDQEAAERIVREGNLPPSARIGSLSGGQRTRVAFALAFGKRPDLLLLDEPMSDLDPLARDEIGSLLMSEVAERGTTVLMSSHLLSELEHMCDFLLVMAEGRVRMAGDTDELVPLHTLVTGVTVEGRLPDALGAHTVVDVRTAGRQFTALVRHEGPFDPTWELAEPSLEEVLLAYLRHPEAPALLSPTAVPGHREEHAA, encoded by the coding sequence ATGAGCGGCACGGCCACTTCTGGTGGGGATGACGACCGCTGGGCCCTGGAGGCGAACGGCCTCGGGAAGAAGTACCGCCGGGGGTGGGCGCTGCGGGAGGAGTCCTTCCGGATTCCGGCCGGCCGGGTCTGCGGCCTGGTGGGCCCCAACGGGGCGGGAAAGAGCACCCTGTTGGGGATGGCCGCCCGGCTGGTCCAGCCGACGCACGGCGAGCTGAGGATCTTCGGCCGCCCGGTCGGCGACCCGGCCGCCATGCCCCGGTACGCCTACCTCGGCCAGGACGAGCCGCTGTTCAAGCGGTTCACCGTGGCGGAGTGCCTGCGCATGGGCCGGGAACTCAACCCCGGCTGGGACCAGGAGGCGGCCGAGCGGATCGTGCGCGAGGGGAACCTGCCGCCGAGCGCCAGGATCGGCAGCCTCTCGGGCGGCCAGCGCACCCGGGTCGCGTTCGCGCTCGCCTTCGGCAAGCGCCCCGACCTGCTGCTCCTGGACGAGCCGATGTCCGACCTCGATCCGCTCGCCCGGGACGAGATCGGCTCCCTGCTCATGTCGGAGGTGGCCGAACGCGGCACCACCGTCCTGATGTCGTCCCACCTGCTCTCCGAGCTGGAGCACATGTGTGACTTCCTGCTGGTGATGGCCGAAGGGCGAGTCCGCATGGCCGGTGACACCGACGAACTGGTGCCGCTGCACACCCTGGTGACCGGTGTCACCGTGGAAGGCCGCCTGCCCGACGCGCTCGGCGCACACACGGTGGTCGACGTGCGCACCGCCGGTCGGCAGTTCACCGCCCTCGTCCGCCACGAGGGCCCCTTCGACCCCACTTGGGAACTCGCCGAACCCAGCCTGGAGGAGGTGCTGCTCGCCTATCTGCGCCACCCCGAGGCGCCCGCGCTGCTCTCCCCGACCGCCGTCCCCGGCCACCGAGAGGAGCACGCGGCATGA
- a CDS encoding ABC transporter permease encodes MSTLTRTPAQQDASFAGRRRLRGLAWLMMRQHRAPLIACAAMTVVGAAWIIHERGTTLDALHGAGWPAKHVDGLDGALVQRLDNSFNQVANYLGYLPLLFGVFIGAPLISSDLEHGTARLVATQSVPRSHWILWKLGLALGLVAATTGILGALFGWWWRPVQHVVSSNWLDGTVFVGSLPVLTALALFTTSLGIAIGVLVRRAVTAMVLTFFTSAVALLVADYLKPRLATPRRIAFPLGSEPPPELTNAVQVDQWVGTASGKVYGWGTCVNDSNADACRAKLGIVNSVWDYFGYDQMATLQWTAAGLLLSASVLLVALVVWRARRQAL; translated from the coding sequence ATGAGCACCCTCACCCGCACCCCGGCCCAGCAGGATGCCTCGTTCGCCGGTCGCAGGCGGCTGCGCGGGCTGGCCTGGCTGATGATGCGTCAGCATCGGGCCCCCCTCATCGCCTGCGCCGCCATGACCGTCGTCGGCGCGGCCTGGATCATCCACGAGCGCGGCACCACGCTGGACGCCCTGCACGGCGCCGGCTGGCCCGCCAAGCACGTCGACGGCCTGGACGGCGCCCTGGTCCAACGCCTCGACAACTCCTTCAACCAGGTCGCCAACTACCTTGGATATCTGCCCCTGTTGTTCGGCGTCTTCATCGGCGCCCCACTGATCTCCTCCGACCTGGAACACGGCACCGCCCGTCTCGTCGCGACCCAGTCGGTGCCACGGTCGCACTGGATTCTGTGGAAGCTCGGCCTCGCGCTGGGCCTCGTCGCGGCGACCACCGGGATCCTGGGCGCACTGTTCGGCTGGTGGTGGCGGCCCGTCCAGCACGTGGTGTCCAGCAACTGGCTGGACGGGACGGTCTTCGTCGGCAGCCTGCCGGTGCTGACCGCGCTCGCCCTGTTCACCACCTCCCTCGGCATCGCCATCGGTGTGCTGGTGCGGCGCGCGGTGACCGCCATGGTCCTCACCTTCTTCACCTCGGCGGTCGCGCTCCTCGTGGCCGACTACCTCAAGCCCCGGCTCGCCACGCCCCGACGGATCGCCTTCCCGCTGGGCTCCGAGCCGCCGCCGGAACTCACCAACGCGGTCCAGGTCGACCAGTGGGTCGGCACCGCCTCCGGCAAGGTCTATGGCTGGGGAACCTGTGTGAACGACAGCAACGCCGACGCCTGCCGCGCCAAACTGGGAATCGTCAACTCGGTGTGGGACTACTTCGGTTACGACCAGATGGCCACGCTCCAGTGGACGGCGGCCGGACTCCTGCTGAGCGCGAGCGTGCTTCTGGTGGCACTGGTCGTGTGGCGCGCCCGGCGCCAGGCCCTGTAG
- a CDS encoding GntR family transcriptional regulator, with the protein MVVFRIERRSGVPAYLQIVHQVERALRMGALGEGDRLPTAAQVAADTKVNPNTTLKAYRELERSGLVEVRQGAGTFITRTLAAPENEPDSPLRDQLADWMREAVTIGLTEQEVTALFERVRAQLYAAPPDPARQ; encoded by the coding sequence ATGGTCGTGTTCCGCATAGAACGACGCAGCGGAGTGCCCGCGTACCTCCAGATCGTCCACCAGGTGGAACGGGCCCTGCGCATGGGGGCGCTGGGCGAGGGGGACCGGCTGCCCACGGCGGCCCAGGTCGCCGCCGATACGAAGGTCAACCCCAACACCACGCTCAAGGCGTACCGGGAACTGGAGCGGTCCGGCCTCGTCGAGGTGCGCCAGGGCGCGGGGACGTTCATCACCCGCACCCTCGCCGCCCCGGAGAACGAACCGGACTCGCCGCTGCGGGACCAGCTCGCCGACTGGATGCGGGAGGCCGTCACCATCGGGCTGACGGAACAAGAGGTCACGGCCCTGTTCGAGCGGGTCCGCGCCCAGCTCTACGCCGCGCCGCCCGACCCGGCCCGGCAGTGA
- a CDS encoding neocarzinostatin apoprotein domain-containing protein: MRLRRKGTPDKRGSGAIGRGLVAVALACAGVTGATTAAQAAPAATAITAVAQAASAPTAPTTGTTTATASSTTQPAATATTTAVCATDSSAQGLASRPVSDSLVSVDRADGRIAQFQLFYDATATGALPFVWHREQDAPGGAYGAWRRVSAATVGPKSYYVTAMENSAGNLELLFSTYGTFCHSVENGSAGWSRPDAFGLAPTPYHGGVVLFKERDGSIDAFASGSRTGSTMEVRHQQNAESGWGPVLTMGQVPGPDVGLSQPSTVNQLADGRLHLTVREWNRDRMWEIYQSLPGGGWNPWQLMAPAPTSATAPMAAAATGAAAPELKVNRTTGLRDGDIVTFTIAGGPPRDYVWVKECGPSASVTTCDDDTGRQFRVYPDGTYQLSPKKLYAQLATTAGPFDCRKAPSGNPCTLALTDNNGALLTTVPLRFAPHGPLEAPPTLNVTPDEGLVDGQAVRATGKGYEPQFHALVMECATGSADTFGCRPRSRPPATSDSGRLDETVTLSATFTAIDGRTIDCRAAHACELVVFGTRVRGPETVRHPLTFVPATPVTPSTLFVQR; encoded by the coding sequence ATGCGGCTACGACGAAAAGGGACGCCGGACAAAAGGGGCAGCGGCGCGATCGGGCGGGGCCTGGTCGCCGTGGCCCTCGCCTGTGCCGGAGTGACGGGAGCGACCACGGCGGCGCAGGCCGCGCCCGCCGCAACCGCGATCACGGCGGTGGCGCAAGCCGCGTCCGCCCCAACCGCGCCCACGACCGGGACCACGACGGCGACGGCGTCCTCCACCACGCAGCCCGCCGCAACCGCGACCACGACCGCGGTATGTGCCACGGACTCGAGTGCCCAGGGCCTGGCCAGCAGGCCGGTCTCCGACAGCCTGGTCTCCGTGGACCGTGCCGACGGCCGGATCGCCCAGTTCCAATTGTTCTACGACGCCACGGCGACCGGAGCCCTGCCCTTCGTCTGGCACCGCGAACAGGACGCGCCGGGCGGTGCGTACGGGGCTTGGCGGCGCGTGAGCGCGGCGACCGTGGGCCCCAAGAGCTACTACGTGACCGCGATGGAGAACTCCGCCGGGAACCTGGAACTGCTCTTCTCCACCTACGGGACCTTCTGCCACTCCGTCGAGAACGGAAGCGCGGGCTGGAGCCGGCCGGACGCGTTCGGGCTCGCCCCGACCCCGTACCACGGCGGAGTCGTGCTGTTCAAAGAGCGGGACGGCAGCATCGACGCCTTCGCCTCCGGGTCGAGGACCGGCAGCACGATGGAGGTGCGCCACCAGCAGAACGCGGAATCCGGCTGGGGCCCGGTCCTGACCATGGGCCAGGTCCCCGGCCCGGACGTGGGTCTGAGTCAGCCCAGCACCGTAAACCAACTCGCTGACGGGCGCCTGCACTTGACGGTCCGTGAGTGGAACCGCGACCGCATGTGGGAGATCTACCAGTCGCTTCCCGGCGGCGGATGGAACCCCTGGCAGCTCATGGCCCCGGCCCCGACATCAGCGACGGCACCGATGGCGGCCGCTGCGACCGGCGCCGCCGCCCCCGAGTTGAAGGTGAACCGCACGACGGGTCTTCGGGACGGCGACATCGTCACGTTCACCATCGCGGGCGGCCCGCCCAGGGACTACGTCTGGGTGAAGGAGTGCGGGCCTTCGGCGTCCGTGACCACCTGTGACGACGACACGGGCCGCCAGTTCCGGGTGTACCCGGACGGCACGTACCAGCTCTCGCCGAAGAAGCTGTACGCCCAACTCGCCACCACAGCAGGGCCGTTCGACTGCCGCAAGGCACCTTCGGGCAACCCGTGCACCCTGGCCCTCACCGACAACAACGGGGCGCTGCTGACCACGGTCCCGCTCCGCTTCGCCCCGCACGGGCCCCTGGAGGCTCCGCCCACGCTGAACGTGACTCCCGACGAAGGCCTGGTGGACGGCCAGGCGGTGCGGGCGACGGGCAAGGGGTACGAGCCGCAGTTCCACGCGCTGGTCATGGAGTGCGCCACCGGCTCCGCCGACACCTTCGGCTGCCGCCCCCGCTCCAGGCCGCCGGCCACCAGTGACAGCGGACGGCTGGACGAGACCGTCACCCTGTCGGCGACGTTCACCGCGATCGACGGCCGCACCATCGACTGCCGTGCGGCGCACGCCTGCGAGCTGGTGGTGTTCGGCACGAGGGTGCGCGGCCCGGAAACCGTGCGGCATCCCCTCACCTTCGTACCGGCGACGCCCGTGACTCCGTCGACGTTGTTCGTTCAGCGGTAG
- a CDS encoding epoxide hydrolase family protein: MSDVLPGPEPFISQTAPSALDDLRTRLRATRWPDAPEDAGWALGTDLGYLRDLVAYWADGFDWPAQEAALARLPRFRVPVGGLGIHYVHARAVGPAGPVLPLVLTHGWPDSFWRYSKVIPLLTDPAAHGGDPADAFDVVVPDVPGFGYSQRPTGAPLDSIAVAGLWAELMSVLGYERFGAAGGDIGSHVSRYLALDHPDRVVAVHRTDAGIPLFTGDPEELAPEEREWLAEVAGWGAAEGAYAAMHRTKPQTAAFGLTDSPAGLAAWIVEKLRSWSDCEGDIERSFTRDEILTNITIYWLTETIGSSMRMYRANAAIPPAQLARRVDAPSGFSLFQGDVVRPPRGWLRRVANTTYATEPERGGHFAPFEEPESYAEELRAFFRPYR; the protein is encoded by the coding sequence ATGTCCGACGTACTGCCCGGCCCCGAGCCGTTCATCTCGCAGACCGCGCCTTCGGCACTCGACGATCTCCGTACGCGGCTGCGTGCCACACGCTGGCCCGACGCGCCGGAGGATGCCGGCTGGGCGCTCGGGACCGATCTCGGCTACCTTCGCGACCTCGTCGCCTACTGGGCCGACGGCTTCGACTGGCCCGCACAGGAGGCCGCGCTCGCCCGCCTCCCCCGCTTCCGGGTCCCGGTCGGCGGCCTCGGAATCCACTACGTGCACGCCCGTGCGGTGGGCCCGGCCGGACCCGTACTGCCCCTGGTCCTCACCCACGGCTGGCCCGACTCGTTCTGGCGCTACTCCAAGGTCATTCCGCTGCTCACCGACCCGGCGGCGCACGGCGGGGATCCGGCCGACGCGTTCGACGTGGTCGTACCCGACGTCCCGGGATTCGGGTATTCGCAGCGCCCCACCGGAGCGCCCCTTGACTCCATCGCCGTGGCGGGCCTGTGGGCGGAGCTCATGAGTGTCCTGGGTTACGAGCGGTTCGGTGCGGCGGGCGGCGACATCGGCAGCCATGTGAGTCGCTACCTCGCGCTGGACCACCCCGACCGGGTGGTGGCGGTCCACCGCACCGACGCGGGTATTCCCCTCTTCACCGGCGACCCGGAGGAGCTCGCCCCGGAGGAGCGCGAGTGGCTCGCGGAAGTCGCCGGCTGGGGCGCGGCCGAGGGCGCGTATGCCGCGATGCACCGCACGAAGCCGCAGACCGCCGCGTTCGGGCTCACCGACTCACCGGCCGGACTCGCCGCGTGGATCGTCGAGAAGCTCCGCTCGTGGAGCGACTGCGAGGGCGACATCGAGCGGAGCTTCACCCGGGACGAGATCCTCACCAACATCACCATCTACTGGCTGACGGAGACCATCGGCTCGTCGATGCGCATGTACCGCGCGAACGCCGCGATCCCGCCCGCACAGTTGGCGCGCCGGGTCGATGCGCCGTCCGGGTTCTCCCTCTTCCAGGGCGATGTCGTCCGGCCGCCGCGGGGCTGGCTGCGACGCGTGGCGAACACCACCTATGCGACGGAGCCGGAACGCGGCGGGCACTTCGCGCCGTTCGAGGAGCCCGAGTCGTACGCGGAGGAACTGCGCGCGTTCTTCCGGCCCTACCGCTGA
- a CDS encoding lamin tail domain-containing protein — MSPRTITRVAALALAASGLAAAAAVPASATVRPTPRSPIVFGAIQYDSPGHDDHSQKSLNAEWVTISNTGRSAVNLRGWTLTDRAHQSYTFHNLRLAGHQSVRVHTGKGRDTNRDVYQNRRDYAWDNHTDTATLRDNHKHVIATKSWRHR, encoded by the coding sequence ATGTCTCCTCGCACCATCACCCGCGTCGCCGCACTCGCCCTGGCCGCCTCCGGCCTCGCCGCGGCAGCTGCCGTCCCCGCCTCGGCCACCGTCCGGCCGACCCCCCGCTCCCCCATCGTCTTCGGAGCGATCCAGTACGACAGCCCCGGGCACGACGACCACTCCCAGAAGAGCCTCAACGCCGAGTGGGTCACCATCTCCAACACGGGCCGCTCCGCGGTGAACCTCAGGGGCTGGACCCTCACCGACCGCGCCCACCAGAGCTACACCTTCCACAACCTGCGCCTGGCCGGCCACCAGTCCGTGCGGGTGCACACCGGCAAGGGCCGTGACACCAACCGCGACGTCTACCAGAACCGCCGCGACTACGCCTGGGACAACCACACGGACACGGCGACCCTGCGCGACAACCACAAGCACGTGATCGCCACCAAGTCGTGGCGCCACCGCTGA
- a CDS encoding DUF11 domain-containing protein yields MFSRPTRTLRHRVAAAAIVTTAVAGVSLAVAGSASAAYGPDYGDAWVNGYTGNYSDNWTKKYNKDYGDAWTPKVPAQNRADVAVTASGPAHLDHNEEQLWSVVITNSGKSTAHGVRAVTTLPNGIQHRAHRISQGAAHAALGGDGRIVVTADALKPGQTVRLQIAGVGPSYGGGTVQLVTEVTTSSPERTTSNNTATVRTRIA; encoded by the coding sequence ATGTTCTCCCGGCCGACTCGCACCCTGCGTCACCGCGTGGCCGCCGCCGCGATCGTCACCACCGCCGTCGCGGGGGTGTCCCTCGCCGTGGCCGGCTCGGCGTCCGCCGCGTACGGACCCGACTACGGCGACGCGTGGGTCAACGGCTACACCGGCAATTACAGCGACAACTGGACGAAGAAGTACAACAAGGACTACGGCGACGCCTGGACGCCGAAGGTGCCCGCCCAGAACCGGGCCGATGTCGCCGTCACCGCGTCCGGTCCCGCGCACCTCGACCACAACGAGGAACAGCTCTGGTCGGTGGTGATCACCAACTCCGGCAAGTCCACCGCCCACGGCGTGCGCGCGGTCACCACCCTGCCCAACGGCATCCAGCACCGCGCCCACCGCATCAGCCAGGGCGCCGCCCACGCCGCGCTGGGTGGCGACGGCCGCATCGTGGTGACCGCCGACGCGCTCAAGCCGGGCCAGACCGTGCGACTCCAGATAGCGGGCGTCGGCCCGTCGTACGGGGGCGGCACGGTCCAGCTCGTCACCGAGGTGACCACCTCCTCCCCCGAGCGGACCACCTCCAACAACACCGCGACGGTGCGCACCCGAATCGCCTGA